From Pyrenophora tritici-repentis strain M4 chromosome 1, whole genome shotgun sequence, the proteins below share one genomic window:
- a CDS encoding LldD, L-lactate dehydrogenase (FMN-dependent) and related alpha-hydroxy acid dehydrogenase: MSRVDGAEVAKHNTKKDCWIVLDSKAYNVTDFLLEHPGGAPIILKNAGSDATAEFEKYHPLSYLEDYLPKDACLGPVDPNTFGHLRQVKSQESTKPSNTDPNSNEIPHASLCVSATDFEAVAKAVIPHKSYVYASGSANTGASIKGNIDDWGRINFRPRVMRDVGEVDTRREIFGHGSPYPFYICPMGTMGAIHPGAEPEMIRGAVRKGVHTVVSTASSKSSEQIMQSYKDEQERLGHGSPTQLFYQYYMPVDRKKAIELLHIVKRCGYKGLWITVDAPILGKRTADRYLQAEEAFAVGLAEESTADWEAGGDNAFAPAMGGRPVQGQLSPHLSWADLEWIRKEWDGHIVLKGLQCAEDAKLAMDYGCDGILLSNHGGRQLHTAPSALMTLLEIRTYCPEVLGKLEVFLDGGLRDGNDVLKALCLGATAVGVGRPFLYALGAYGSKGVERCVDILAEEVQTGMRLLGITSLDQLSPIFFLIYIRDLFPALQSFQLSYIDDLSLTTSSTSLKKNTRALQKEIATLFAKGEQLDIIFDTSKTELIHFTAKKERIERALILPNNDRIEHKDTVKWLGIYLDNRLSFKSHVSIRVSQARQAFYRLGRLANIELGLSTHAIRQLYLVLVGFALTSLAYLGTEINKIQKTEQLMEYKRYTDRPTKNRSSYSRIFKLNTHTTIKVPKGTPREISSAFYSLKLGHGYFNSYFKRFNKRDCNLCICYKPQTPQHLLLDCKQYKTHRNTLKESIPHRPITLPLLLQTKTGIKATLAFIASNGIGTRKWHLGQTTEQTDTV; encoded by the exons ATGTCGCGAGTTGATGGAGCAGAAGTAGCCAAGCACAATACCAAGAAGGACTGCTGGATCGTGCTCGATTCAAAAGCGTATAACGTGACAGACTTTCTGCTCGAGCATCCGGGGGGCGCCCCGATCATTTTGAAGAACGCCGGATCG GATGCGACAGCAGAGTTCGAAAAGTACCATCCGTTGAGCTACCTAGAGGACTACCTACCCAAAGATGCCTGTCTCGGTCCCGTCGACCCAAACACATTTGGCCACTTGCGCCAAGTCAAGAGCCAAGAATCGACAAAGCCATCCAATACCGACCCAAACTCCAATGAAATCCCGCACGCGAGCCTTTGCGTCTCTGCGACCGACTTCGAAGCCGTGGCTAAAGCAGTAATACCTCACAAGTCATATGTATACGCCTCTGGCTCGGCCAATACCGGTGCATCGATCAAGGGCAACATCGATGACTGGGGCCGTATCAACTTCCGCCCGCGTGTGATGCGTGATGTGGGAGAGGTAGATACGCGCCGCGAGATCTTTGGTCATGGCTCACCCTACCCATTCTATATTTGTCCAATGGGAACGATGGGTGCCATCCACCCGGGCGCCGAGCCAGAGATGATACGCGGGGCAGTGCGAAAGGGCGTACACACAGTAGTCAGTACAGCGAGTTCGAAGAGCAGCGAGCAGATTATGCAAAGTTACAAGGACGAGCAGGAACGGCTCGGTCATGGAAGTCCAACTCAGCTCTTCTACCAGTACTACATGCCTGTAGACAGGAAGAAAGCCATCGAGCTCTTGCATATCGTCAAACGCTGCGGATACAAGGGATTATGGATCACGGTCGATGCACCCATTTTGGGAAAGCGAACCGCGGATCGTTACCTGCAGGCTGAAGAAGCTTTCGCGGTAGGCCTCGCAGAGGAGAGTACAGCGGACTGGGAAGCAGGAGGTGATAATGCTTTCGCACCCGCCATGGGTGGACGCCCTGTTCAGGGTCAACTGAGTCCGCACTTGTCCTGGGCCGATCTCGAGTGGATTCGCAAGGAATGGGATGGGCATATCGTGTTGAAGGGTTTACAATGTGCGGAAGATGCCAAGCTTGCGATGGACTACGGTTGTGATGGTATCTTGCTGAGTAACCATGGGGGTAGACAGCTCCATACCGCACCTAGTGCCCTCATGACGCTCCTGGAGATCCGAACGTATTGCCCAGAGGTCCTGGGAAAGCTGGAGGTGTTCCTCGATGGCGGCTTGAGAGACGGAAATGATGTGCTCAAGGCGTTGTGCCTGGGTGCAACTGCTGTTGGTGTAGGCAGGCCATTCCTGTATGCGCTTGGCGCATATGGGTCGAAAGGTGTTGAGAGGTGTGTTGACA TACTCGCGGAAGAGGTGCAAACGGGCATGCGATTGCTGGGGATTACTTCATTGGATCAGT TATCACCAATCTTCTTCCTTATCTATATCCGAGACCTATTCCCAGCCTTACAAAGCTTTCAACTATCGTATatcgacgacctatctctCACTACgtcatcaacctctctaAAGAAAAATACAAGAGCActgcaaaaagagatagctacactctttgccaagggagagcagctagacattatcttcgacacatccaaaacagagctaatccacttcaccgctaagaaggagaggatagaaagagccctcatactcccaaacaacgaccggatagaacacaaagacactgtcaagtggctaggtatctatctagacaaccgactatcattcaaatcacatgtgtctatacgtgtaagccaagccagacaagctttctacaggctaggaagactagcgaacattgaactcggcctatcaacacacgctattagacaactatacttagtgttggttggctttgcactaa cgagcctagcctacttaggcacagaaatcaacaaaatacaaaaaacagaacaactgatggagtacaagaggtataccgacaggcccaccaaaaacagaagctcctactcaaggatcttcaagctcaacacacatacaacaatcaaagtcccgaagggaacaccaagagaaatctcgagcgcgttctactcactcaagctaggacatggatacttcaactcctactttaagagattcaacaagagagactgcaatctatgtatatgctacaaaccacaaacaccacagcatctacttctagattgcaaacagtacaaaacacatcgaaatacactcaaagaatcaataccacacagacccatcaccctcccacttctcctccaaacaaagacaggcatcaaagctactctagcctttattgcaagtaatgggattggcacgagaaaatggcaccttgggcaaaccaccgaacagacagacactgtataa